The following are from one region of the Salvia hispanica cultivar TCC Black 2014 chromosome 1, UniMelb_Shisp_WGS_1.0, whole genome shotgun sequence genome:
- the LOC125198863 gene encoding carnosic acid synthase-like, which translates to MEYFVLLIVALIAAWSTVVLSRRRRGPGVKFPPGPRPLPIVGNIFQLSADPHKSLAKLAKTHGPLISLRLGNQFTVVVSSPEMAAEILQKHGNSFSNRSIPAAVYIYGFDKASWNTMPTDSAGWKKVRRIGREQLFSHQALQKTEGQRQETLRKLAKHVRGFSERGQVMNVGEATFTTMTDLVFSTLFSINLTDYGAADSLANKEFREHVNGFTSAVGSAWDPTEDRASSPELAGFSRGHGREANASTEGLRLQENE; encoded by the exons atggagtattttgttcttttaatCGTGGCCTTGATAGCAGCATGGTCTACCGTTGTACTCTCACGGCGGCGGCGAGGCCCCGGTGTCAAGTTCCCTCCAGGGCCTCGTCCCCTGCCGATAGTCGGCAACATCTTCCAACTCAGCGCCGACCCCCACAAGTCCTTGGCCAAGCTCGCCAAAACCCACGGCCCGCTGATATCCCTCCGCCTCGGTAACCAATTCACCGTTGTCGTCTCCTCGCCGGAGATGGCGGCAGAGATACTCCAGAAGCATGGGAACTCCTTCTCGAACAGATCCATCCCAGCCGCAGTCTACATATACGGATTCGACAAGGCCTCGTGGAACACCATGCCCACTGACTCGGCCGGGTGGAAAAAAGTCCGCCGGATCGGGCGAGAGCAGCTCTTCTCTCACCAGGCGCTTCAGAAAACCGAGGGGCAGCGCCAAGAGACGCTGCGGAAGCTTGCTAAACACGTGCGCGGGTTCAGCGAGCGGGGCCAGGTGATGAACGTCGGGGAGGCGACGTTCACCACCATGACGGACCTCGTCTTCTCGACGCTCTTCTCTATCAATCTCACCGATTACGGCGCTGCCGATTCGCTAGCGAATAAGGAGTTCAGGGAGCATGTTAATGGCTTCACCAG CGCCGTTGGATCTGCATGGGATCCGACGGAAGATCGGGCATCATCTCCGGAGCTTGCTGGGTTTAGTCGAGGGCATGGTCGAGAGGCGAATGCGTCAACGGAGGGACTCCGATTACAAGAAAATGAATGA